One window of Nicotiana tomentosiformis chromosome 11, ASM39032v3, whole genome shotgun sequence genomic DNA carries:
- the LOC104105617 gene encoding protein NUCLEAR FUSION DEFECTIVE 4 isoform X2, producing MGELPMGNGREIFHFANHVVKGRWFSLFASFLIMAGAGATYLFGTYSKEIKASLGYDQTTLNLLGFFKDLGANVGVFSGLIAEVTPTWFVLLVGAAMNFTGYFMIWLSVVGKIPKPKVWHMCIYICLGANSQNFANTGALVTSVRNFPESRGNMIGLLKGFTGLSGAIMTQLYLAVYGNDSKSLILLIAWLPAAVSVIFVYTIREMRVVKQPNQLRVFYYCLTIAIVLALFLMVMTLVEKAVAFSHAAYVVTATVACALLFLPLLVFVREELDVFRRKNMPISPPQIDTEHRPVVLEKEDNSTTLEIKKGDTNSKCFWFTDIFFNKPERGEDYSILQALLSTDMLILFLATFCGLGTSLTAVDNLGQIGESLGYPTTTIKSFVSLLSIWNFFGRIFSGFVSETLLVKYKFPRPLMMTLVLLLSCIGLLLIAFPFPGSVYVASVIIGFSFGAQLPLLFSIISELFGLKYYSTLFNCGQLASPLGSYILNVKVTGPLYDRQALKELAKKGLTRSSVKELTCIGNQCYRQAFIILASVAFFGALASLILVARTRNFYKGDIYKKFREQAEATEAEMASTNNNRIH from the coding sequence ATGGGAGAGTTGCCAATGGGAAATGGCCGTGAGATTTTTCACTTTGCCAATCATGTGGTTAAAGGTAGGTGGTTTTCTCTATTTGCATCTTTTCTTATTATGGCTGGAGCAGGAGCTACTTATCTATTTGGAACTTATTCAAAAGAAATAAAAGCCTCTTTAGGATATGATCAAACTACACTTAATTTACTAGGATTTTTCAAAGATCTTGGAGCTAATGTTGGAGTATTTTCTGGTTTAATTGCTGAAGTAACTCCAACATGGTTTGTATTACTAGTTGGTGCAGCAATGAATTTCACAGGCTATTTCATGATATGGCTTTCTGTTGTTGGAAAAATACCAAAACCAAAAGTTTGGCATATGTGTATATACATATGTCTTGGAGCTAATTCGCAAAATTTTGCGAATACTGGAGCTCTTGTTACTTCTGTTAGGAATTTCCCCGAGAGCAGAGGAAATATGATTGGTTTATTGAAAGGATTTACTGGATTAAGTGGTGCTATTATGACTCAATTATACTTAGCTGTATATGGAAATGATTCTAAATCACTTATTTTACTCATTGCTTGGCTTCCAGCTGCAGTATCAGTAATATTTGTGTATACTATTCGTGAAATGAGAGTCGTTAAGCAGCCGAATCAGCTGAGAGTTTTCTACTATTGTTTGACTATAGCAATTGTATTAGCATTGTTTCTTATGGTCATGACATTGGTTGAGAAAGCAGTTGCATTTTCTCATGCTGCTTATGTTGTAACTGCTACTGTGGCTTGTGCTTTGCTATTTCTTCCCCTTTTGGTTTTCGTTAGAGAAGAATTGGATGTCTTTCGTCGAAAGAATATGCCTATTAGTCCTCCACAAATTGACACTGAGCATCGACCAGTAGTACTAGAGAAAGAAGACAATTCTACAACCTTAGAAATCAAGAAAGGCGATACTAATTCTAAGTGCTTTTGGTTCACTGATATTTTCTTCAATAAACCAGAAAGAGGTGAAGATTATAGCATATTACAAGCACTTTTAAGTACTGATATGTTGATTCTGTTTCTTGCTACGTTCTGTGGACTTGGAACGAGCCTTACTGCTGTCGATAACTTGGGTCAAATTGGTGAGTCTTTAGGATATCCAACAACAACCATTAAATCCTTTGTGTCACTTCTTAGCATATGGAATTTTTTTGGGAGAATTTTCTCAGGATTTGTTTCTGAGACTCTTCTTGTTAAGTACAAATTCCCTAGACCACTTATGATGACATTAGTCCTCTTGTTATCCTGCATTGGCCTTCTCCTTATCGCGTTCCCCTTCCCCGGATCAGTCTACGTTGCATCTGTGATCATCGGCTTCTCATTTGGTGCACAGTTGCCATTACTCTTCTCAATTATTTCTGAGCTTTTTGGATTGAAGTATTACTCCACATTGTTCAATTGTGGACAATTGGCTAGCCCTCTTGGCTCATATATACTTAATGTGAAAGTCACTGGACCACTTTATGATAGACAGGCGTTGAAGGAGCTCGCGAAAAAGGGATTGACTAGATCATCTGTTAAAGAGTTAACTTGTATTGGTAACCAATGTTATCGACAGGCTTTTATAATCTTGGCTAGTGTCGCATTTTTTGGCGCTCTAGCCTCGTTGATTTTGGTTGCAAGAACTAGGAATTTTTACAAAGGTGATATATACAAGAAGTTCAGAGAGCAAGCAGAGGCAACTGAGGCAGAAATGGCTTCAACAAACAACAATAGGATACACTAA
- the LOC104105617 gene encoding protein NUCLEAR FUSION DEFECTIVE 4 isoform X1 encodes MPFLPSTIETFFLSKRGDMGELPMGNGREIFHFANHVVKGRWFSLFASFLIMAGAGATYLFGTYSKEIKASLGYDQTTLNLLGFFKDLGANVGVFSGLIAEVTPTWFVLLVGAAMNFTGYFMIWLSVVGKIPKPKVWHMCIYICLGANSQNFANTGALVTSVRNFPESRGNMIGLLKGFTGLSGAIMTQLYLAVYGNDSKSLILLIAWLPAAVSVIFVYTIREMRVVKQPNQLRVFYYCLTIAIVLALFLMVMTLVEKAVAFSHAAYVVTATVACALLFLPLLVFVREELDVFRRKNMPISPPQIDTEHRPVVLEKEDNSTTLEIKKGDTNSKCFWFTDIFFNKPERGEDYSILQALLSTDMLILFLATFCGLGTSLTAVDNLGQIGESLGYPTTTIKSFVSLLSIWNFFGRIFSGFVSETLLVKYKFPRPLMMTLVLLLSCIGLLLIAFPFPGSVYVASVIIGFSFGAQLPLLFSIISELFGLKYYSTLFNCGQLASPLGSYILNVKVTGPLYDRQALKELAKKGLTRSSVKELTCIGNQCYRQAFIILASVAFFGALASLILVARTRNFYKGDIYKKFREQAEATEAEMASTNNNRIH; translated from the coding sequence AAGAGGAGATATGGGAGAGTTGCCAATGGGAAATGGCCGTGAGATTTTTCACTTTGCCAATCATGTGGTTAAAGGTAGGTGGTTTTCTCTATTTGCATCTTTTCTTATTATGGCTGGAGCAGGAGCTACTTATCTATTTGGAACTTATTCAAAAGAAATAAAAGCCTCTTTAGGATATGATCAAACTACACTTAATTTACTAGGATTTTTCAAAGATCTTGGAGCTAATGTTGGAGTATTTTCTGGTTTAATTGCTGAAGTAACTCCAACATGGTTTGTATTACTAGTTGGTGCAGCAATGAATTTCACAGGCTATTTCATGATATGGCTTTCTGTTGTTGGAAAAATACCAAAACCAAAAGTTTGGCATATGTGTATATACATATGTCTTGGAGCTAATTCGCAAAATTTTGCGAATACTGGAGCTCTTGTTACTTCTGTTAGGAATTTCCCCGAGAGCAGAGGAAATATGATTGGTTTATTGAAAGGATTTACTGGATTAAGTGGTGCTATTATGACTCAATTATACTTAGCTGTATATGGAAATGATTCTAAATCACTTATTTTACTCATTGCTTGGCTTCCAGCTGCAGTATCAGTAATATTTGTGTATACTATTCGTGAAATGAGAGTCGTTAAGCAGCCGAATCAGCTGAGAGTTTTCTACTATTGTTTGACTATAGCAATTGTATTAGCATTGTTTCTTATGGTCATGACATTGGTTGAGAAAGCAGTTGCATTTTCTCATGCTGCTTATGTTGTAACTGCTACTGTGGCTTGTGCTTTGCTATTTCTTCCCCTTTTGGTTTTCGTTAGAGAAGAATTGGATGTCTTTCGTCGAAAGAATATGCCTATTAGTCCTCCACAAATTGACACTGAGCATCGACCAGTAGTACTAGAGAAAGAAGACAATTCTACAACCTTAGAAATCAAGAAAGGCGATACTAATTCTAAGTGCTTTTGGTTCACTGATATTTTCTTCAATAAACCAGAAAGAGGTGAAGATTATAGCATATTACAAGCACTTTTAAGTACTGATATGTTGATTCTGTTTCTTGCTACGTTCTGTGGACTTGGAACGAGCCTTACTGCTGTCGATAACTTGGGTCAAATTGGTGAGTCTTTAGGATATCCAACAACAACCATTAAATCCTTTGTGTCACTTCTTAGCATATGGAATTTTTTTGGGAGAATTTTCTCAGGATTTGTTTCTGAGACTCTTCTTGTTAAGTACAAATTCCCTAGACCACTTATGATGACATTAGTCCTCTTGTTATCCTGCATTGGCCTTCTCCTTATCGCGTTCCCCTTCCCCGGATCAGTCTACGTTGCATCTGTGATCATCGGCTTCTCATTTGGTGCACAGTTGCCATTACTCTTCTCAATTATTTCTGAGCTTTTTGGATTGAAGTATTACTCCACATTGTTCAATTGTGGACAATTGGCTAGCCCTCTTGGCTCATATATACTTAATGTGAAAGTCACTGGACCACTTTATGATAGACAGGCGTTGAAGGAGCTCGCGAAAAAGGGATTGACTAGATCATCTGTTAAAGAGTTAACTTGTATTGGTAACCAATGTTATCGACAGGCTTTTATAATCTTGGCTAGTGTCGCATTTTTTGGCGCTCTAGCCTCGTTGATTTTGGTTGCAAGAACTAGGAATTTTTACAAAGGTGATATATACAAGAAGTTCAGAGAGCAAGCAGAGGCAACTGAGGCAGAAATGGCTTCAACAAACAACAATAGGATACACTAA